From a single Bacillus sp. E(2018) genomic region:
- the rplK gene encoding 50S ribosomal protein L11 produces the protein MAKKVIKMVKLQIPAGKANPAPPVGPALGQAGVNIMGFCKEFNARTADQAGLIIPVEITVFEDRSFTFITKTPPAAVLLKKAAGIESGSGEPNKKKVATVKRDKVREIAESKMPDLNAASVEAAMRMVEGTARSMGIVIED, from the coding sequence GTGGCTAAAAAGGTTATTAAGATGGTAAAATTGCAAATCCCTGCTGGTAAAGCAAACCCGGCACCGCCAGTTGGACCTGCACTAGGACAAGCTGGGGTAAACATCATGGGATTCTGTAAAGAATTCAACGCTCGTACTGCTGATCAAGCTGGTTTAATCATTCCGGTAGAAATCACGGTTTTCGAAGACCGTTCATTTACATTCATCACTAAAACTCCTCCGGCTGCTGTTCTTTTAAAGAAAGCTGCAGGAATCGAGTCAGGTTCTGGTGAGCCGAACAAGAAAAAAGTTGCGACTGTAAAGCGTGATAAAGTTCGCGAAATCGCAGAATCAAAAATGCCTGACCTAAACGCTGCTAGCGTTGAAGCTGCAATGCGTATGGTTGAAGGTACTGCACGCAGCATGGGAATTGTTATCGAAGACTAA